One window of the Anabaena sphaerica FACHB-251 genome contains the following:
- the nadC gene encoding carboxylating nicotinate-nucleotide diphosphorylase, with protein sequence MKSCLAVLPPFLVLDQLLQTWLMEDIGRGDRTTQSLLDKNATIGQAKWVAKAPGIIAGLPIAARVFHLLNDQVSFVPTTYEGAKCEPGQVVAEINGSLDALLMGERVALNLAMRLSGIATLSNIYIEKIADLPAKFVDTRKTTPGLRILEKYASAVGGAINHRMGLDDAVMIKDNHIAAAGGIREAVTRIRTQIPYPLTIEVETESLEQVQEALKYEIDIIMLDNMPLTMMTEAVQLIRKQDSRVKIEASGNVTLETIRAVAQTGVDYISSSAPITQSRWLDLSMRMI encoded by the coding sequence ATGAAAAGTTGCTTGGCTGTACTCCCACCGTTTTTGGTGCTGGATCAATTACTGCAAACTTGGTTAATGGAGGATATTGGTAGAGGTGATCGCACTACTCAATCTCTTTTAGACAAAAATGCAACTATAGGACAAGCTAAGTGGGTAGCAAAAGCACCAGGAATAATTGCTGGTTTACCGATTGCGGCTAGGGTGTTTCATCTGTTGAATGATCAAGTGAGCTTTGTACCTACCACCTATGAAGGTGCAAAGTGTGAACCGGGACAAGTGGTGGCGGAAATTAACGGTTCACTGGATGCGCTACTCATGGGAGAAAGGGTGGCGCTAAATTTGGCGATGCGATTAAGTGGAATCGCTACTCTCAGTAACATATATATAGAGAAAATAGCAGATCTACCTGCAAAGTTTGTGGATACGCGCAAAACTACACCAGGTTTGAGAATCTTGGAAAAGTACGCCTCTGCTGTAGGTGGTGCAATTAATCACCGTATGGGGTTAGATGATGCGGTAATGATTAAGGATAATCATATTGCAGCGGCTGGAGGTATTAGAGAAGCCGTTACCCGTATTCGTACCCAGATTCCTTATCCTCTAACTATTGAAGTGGAAACAGAAAGTTTAGAACAGGTTCAAGAAGCTTTAAAGTATGAAATTGACATTATTATGTTGGATAATATGCCTTTAACAATGATGACTGAGGCGGTGCAGTTAATTCGTAAACAGGATAGTCGGGTAAAGATTGAAGCTTCAGGGAATGTAACTTTAGAAACTATTCGCGCAGTAGCACAAACAGGTGTTGATTATATTTCTAGTAGTGCGCCGATTACTCAGTCGAGGTGGTTAGATTTGAGTATGAGAATGATTTGA
- a CDS encoding substrate-binding domain-containing protein codes for MWKQEKNDGVIVHLALSLALATTPLAANLLVSVPVLAELKSEVFTFPPPQTVERGTKVRIDGSMSLVMINQSLKDSFEKQFAGTQVEIGVNGTDAALKALLDGEIDIAAIARVLTPEEKSQGLEQVRLGREKIAIIVGANNPFQGSLTGEQFAKIFRGEITDWSELGGSSGKIRLIDRPPTSDTRNSFRDYPLFKSAEFSTGANATQVAEDKTAQIIKKLGTDGISYVIANQVSKLADVRIIKIQGITPDNSKYPFSQPLVYVYKQNPSPAVASFLGFTTAPVGQKAIEAARDAEASAIAASALQSFTPETKPVTTAASSDTPVVATAVQSETLPTANSSGNQQFVNPFEERNTAFLTVLSLLPIVGLGGFLAWWLKRKQQSADEKIAPLETSTASASIPETILTIPDQYSITPPVKSSTLTNGTSHSNQNATSTISNSEKNLTLTETETSPGSLKSVTAKSTNTATEVANYLDIATQTISLDCGEVVWDTEAPVAVVNTPYPSVPNIPEIAFNNNLELPTDELTTSLSELLDEPAESSAQNSTTFLSELLDEPAESSAQNSTTSLSELLDEPAESSAQNSTTSLSELLDDLAESSTQNSTTSLSELLDDLAESSTQNSTTSLSELLDNLAESSAQNSTTSLSELLDEPVESSAQNSTAFLSELLDEPVESSAQNSTAFLSELLDELVESSAQNSTTFLSELLGVLVTSADAESNTSLLKSPTVSTANSHQESMTSLSELLGLTPEEEGLDVEVVTDEGKNSLTDLSNEPEEIFNTLADEAELTADLAEELSLNLPIPYHLPEATINHAELEIDAETENITIDSIPEDFSLKSKAQTHTTQVVSWSDMSGDSSIVFTPRTPKWAYVSWYVSETHKEAVRKIGGTTLAVRLYDATDIDLSYQIPQVVQQYECEEIICDCYIAIPTSNRDYITEIGYITNNNSWLCIARSGKVRIFNRPGTDFWFVADTELVIHGSTEPGATVTIGDHRIKLESDGTFHLRVPFSDRLFNYLMTATAADGEHSITILKKFFQESSEN; via the coding sequence ATGTGGAAACAAGAGAAAAATGATGGTGTAATCGTTCATCTGGCCTTATCACTGGCTTTGGCTACCACCCCACTGGCAGCCAACCTTTTGGTATCAGTGCCTGTACTAGCAGAATTAAAATCTGAGGTTTTCACTTTCCCACCACCGCAAACAGTGGAGCGTGGAACTAAAGTACGGATTGATGGTTCCATGAGTTTGGTAATGATCAACCAAAGCCTGAAAGATAGCTTTGAGAAACAGTTTGCTGGTACACAGGTAGAAATTGGGGTTAATGGTACTGATGCGGCACTCAAAGCTTTGCTAGATGGCGAAATTGATATAGCAGCGATCGCTCGTGTACTAACCCCAGAAGAAAAATCCCAAGGTTTAGAGCAAGTTCGCTTAGGCAGAGAAAAAATTGCCATTATTGTTGGTGCAAACAATCCTTTCCAGGGCAGTTTGACTGGTGAACAATTTGCCAAGATTTTTCGGGGTGAAATTACTGATTGGTCAGAACTAGGAGGTTCATCTGGTAAAATCCGGTTAATTGATCGCCCCCCAACCAGCGACACTCGTAATTCTTTTCGCGATTATCCACTTTTTAAATCAGCTGAATTCTCGACTGGTGCTAACGCCACTCAAGTAGCTGAAGATAAAACAGCCCAAATTATTAAAAAATTAGGCACAGACGGCATCAGCTATGTCATAGCTAATCAGGTATCAAAGCTGGCAGATGTGCGAATTATCAAAATCCAGGGAATTACACCAGATAATTCCAAATATCCCTTTTCTCAGCCTTTAGTTTACGTTTACAAACAAAATCCTAGCCCAGCAGTAGCTAGTTTTCTTGGTTTTACCACCGCACCTGTAGGACAGAAAGCCATAGAAGCAGCTAGAGATGCGGAAGCATCGGCGATCGCTGCCAGTGCCTTGCAGAGTTTTACTCCAGAGACTAAACCTGTAACTACTGCTGCATCCTCTGACACTCCAGTTGTAGCGACTGCTGTACAATCAGAAACTTTACCTACTGCAAATAGTTCCGGTAATCAGCAATTTGTAAATCCTTTTGAAGAGAGAAATACAGCATTTTTGACTGTCTTGTCTTTATTGCCAATTGTTGGTTTAGGAGGCTTTTTGGCCTGGTGGTTAAAGAGAAAACAGCAATCGGCAGATGAAAAAATAGCTCCCTTGGAAACATCAACTGCCAGCGCATCAATTCCAGAAACAATACTAACAATACCCGACCAATACAGCATTACTCCCCCTGTTAAAAGCTCTACACTCACTAACGGCACATCTCACTCGAATCAAAACGCAACCTCAACCATATCCAATAGCGAAAAAAATCTCACTTTAACTGAAACAGAAACCTCACCTGGCAGTTTAAAATCAGTAACTGCAAAATCTACAAACACAGCAACGGAAGTTGCAAATTATCTTGATATTGCTACTCAAACAATTTCCCTCGATTGTGGCGAAGTGGTATGGGATACAGAAGCGCCTGTAGCGGTTGTTAATACTCCCTATCCCTCAGTTCCAAACATTCCAGAAATAGCATTCAATAATAATTTAGAACTACCAACAGATGAATTAACCACTTCCCTGTCAGAATTACTAGATGAACCAGCAGAGTCATCTGCTCAAAATTCCACCACTTTCCTGTCAGAATTATTAGATGAACCAGCAGAGTCATCTGCTCAAAATTCCACCACTTCTCTGTCAGAATTATTAGATGAACCAGCAGAGTCATCTGCTCAAAATTCCACCACTTCTCTGTCAGAATTATTAGATGATCTAGCAGAGTCATCTACTCAAAATTCCACCACTTCTCTGTCAGAATTATTAGATGATCTAGCAGAGTCATCTACTCAAAATTCCACCACTTCTCTGTCAGAATTATTAGATAATCTAGCAGAGTCATCTGCTCAAAATTCTACCACTTCTCTGTCAGAATTATTAGATGAACCAGTAGAGTCATCTGCTCAAAATTCTACCGCTTTCCTGTCAGAATTATTAGATGAACCAGTAGAGTCATCTGCTCAAAATTCTACCGCTTTCCTGTCAGAATTATTAGATGAACTAGTAGAGTCATCTGCTCAAAATTCCACAACTTTCCTGTCAGAATTACTCGGTGTGCTGGTAACTTCAGCCGATGCTGAGTCCAACACTTCACTGTTAAAATCACCGACTGTTTCTACAGCGAATTCTCATCAAGAATCCATGACTTCGCTCTCAGAATTACTGGGCTTGACACCAGAAGAAGAAGGATTAGACGTAGAAGTGGTGACAGATGAAGGAAAAAATTCACTAACTGATTTATCAAATGAGCCAGAAGAAATTTTCAATACCTTAGCAGATGAGGCTGAACTCACGGCTGATTTAGCAGAAGAATTATCTCTAAACTTGCCTATTCCCTATCATCTTCCAGAAGCAACAATTAATCATGCAGAATTGGAGATAGACGCAGAGACAGAAAACATAACTATTGATAGCATTCCAGAAGATTTCTCATTAAAGTCAAAGGCGCAAACCCACACCACACAAGTTGTTAGTTGGTCCGATATGAGTGGAGACAGCAGTATTGTCTTCACACCTCGCACTCCCAAGTGGGCTTATGTTTCTTGGTATGTTTCTGAGACTCATAAAGAAGCAGTACGAAAAATTGGAGGCACTACTTTGGCAGTGCGACTATATGATGCCACTGATATTGATCTTAGTTATCAAATTCCCCAGGTAGTGCAGCAGTATGAATGTGAGGAAATAATATGCGATTGTTATATCGCTATTCCCACAAGCAATCGTGACTACATAACTGAAATTGGTTATATCACTAATAATAATAGTTGGTTGTGTATAGCTCGTTCTGGTAAAGTTCGTATCTTCAATCGTCCTGGTACAGACTTCTGGTTTGTAGCAGATACCGAGTTAGTTATTCATGGTTCAACAGAACCAGGTGCAACCGTGACTATTGGTGATCATAGGATTAAACTCGAATCTGATGGTACTTTCCATTTGCGTGTTCCCTTCTCAGATAGATTATTTAACTATCTTATGACAGCCACTGCTGCTGATGGAGAACATAGTATAACTATACTGAAGAAATTTTTTCAGGAAAGTTCAGAAAATTAA
- a CDS encoding sensor histidine kinase gives MAKSRQSSFRRILVTRILLVFVPVLLIGEMVALNKARSSLLNTARHNLTDSAINKGEKITDAIATLKTNLLSASNTKAIQSGSATKAEKFITQLAQQLPNKIDCIQLKHLQKNNQKNQIIASSCGNENIAEQPLSFTDDEIKITAISSPKPGMTGKRNPKNQLQLLLSAPVYNQRGNLAYALIIKTTLHRQIENKQGSLIGALVVIGEDGTILAHPSLETVGTNIKNYADAQQLQSVIKNALQGNNDSINFNFSDGKESVAGYTAIPNPITQQQQQKWIILAVASVKDALLGLDEIKLILIALTVGLIGASLLASLYLAPYLAGPVEELRDYALNIHSHHAAQPIPRNFKIREFNQLAQALDQMVERLKAWAEELEIAWKEAKSANTVKSQFLATTSHELRNPLNIIINCVRLVRDGLCDDREEELEFLQRADETAIHLLGIINDLLDISKIEAGKLSVIITPLELRQLLLEVINLQSVNVQQKGLQLKCELGNELIPIKADEVKLKQVLINIIGNATKFTDQGSIIISTKIQQHNDKSHVIVSVQDTGIGIDPTQQHKLFRPFVMVDGTTTRKFEGTGLGLAISRNLIELMGGKITLESLGLHQGTTVKIILPLIDISLLSASEKKEDLANNERTYTNEAKSRTYPTLQQEQLAEIDNSLQVNINPENHIPAR, from the coding sequence ATGGCTAAGTCCCGTCAATCCTCCTTTAGACGAATTTTAGTAACCAGAATATTGCTGGTATTTGTCCCCGTATTATTAATTGGGGAAATGGTAGCACTTAATAAGGCACGTTCTAGCCTCTTGAATACTGCTCGGCACAATTTAACAGACAGTGCTATCAATAAAGGTGAAAAAATCACTGATGCGATCGCCACACTGAAAACGAATTTACTCAGTGCTAGTAACACCAAAGCAATTCAGTCTGGTTCAGCAACTAAAGCTGAAAAATTTATCACCCAACTAGCACAACAACTACCCAATAAAATTGATTGCATTCAACTCAAACATCTCCAAAAAAACAATCAAAAGAATCAGATTATTGCTAGTAGTTGCGGCAATGAAAATATTGCCGAACAACCATTATCATTTACCGATGATGAAATTAAAATTACAGCAATTTCATCACCCAAACCAGGAATGACTGGTAAACGTAATCCAAAAAATCAACTGCAACTACTGTTATCAGCACCAGTCTATAATCAACGAGGAAATTTAGCTTACGCCTTAATTATCAAAACCACATTGCACCGACAAATTGAAAATAAGCAAGGCTCATTAATAGGTGCTTTGGTAGTCATTGGCGAAGATGGTACTATTTTGGCTCATCCATCCCTTGAAACAGTAGGAACTAACATTAAAAATTACGCAGATGCTCAACAATTACAAAGCGTAATTAAAAATGCTCTTCAGGGAAATAATGATTCCATAAATTTTAATTTTAGTGACGGTAAAGAATCAGTTGCAGGCTATACAGCAATCCCTAATCCCATCACACAACAGCAACAACAGAAATGGATTATCTTAGCTGTCGCCAGCGTAAAAGATGCACTGCTTGGTTTAGATGAAATCAAACTCATCCTGATCGCCTTAACAGTGGGTTTAATTGGTGCGAGTTTGTTAGCATCTTTATACTTAGCACCCTACTTAGCGGGCCCTGTAGAAGAACTCAGAGACTACGCTTTAAATATTCATAGTCACCATGCTGCACAACCCATCCCCCGCAACTTTAAAATCCGTGAATTTAATCAACTAGCTCAAGCACTAGATCAAATGGTTGAACGACTCAAAGCATGGGCAGAAGAACTAGAAATAGCTTGGAAAGAAGCCAAATCAGCCAACACCGTTAAAAGTCAGTTTTTAGCCACAACTTCCCATGAATTGAGAAACCCACTCAATATTATTATTAACTGTGTGCGTTTAGTTAGAGATGGTTTGTGTGATGATCGGGAAGAAGAATTAGAATTTCTCCAACGAGCCGACGAAACAGCAATTCACTTGTTAGGTATTATTAATGATTTACTCGATATTTCTAAAATTGAAGCAGGTAAACTTTCGGTAATAATTACTCCCCTGGAACTGCGTCAATTATTATTAGAAGTTATTAACTTACAATCAGTGAATGTGCAACAAAAGGGACTGCAATTAAAATGTGAACTAGGTAATGAACTCATCCCCATTAAAGCAGATGAGGTAAAACTCAAGCAAGTCCTAATTAATATTATTGGTAATGCTACTAAATTCACCGATCAAGGTAGCATCATCATCAGTACCAAGATTCAGCAGCACAATGACAAATCTCACGTTATAGTCTCAGTTCAAGATACAGGTATAGGCATTGATCCTACCCAGCAGCATAAACTATTCCGCCCCTTTGTCATGGTAGATGGAACCACCACACGCAAGTTTGAAGGTACTGGACTGGGATTGGCAATTTCCCGCAACTTAATTGAACTGATGGGGGGAAAAATTACCCTTGAGAGTTTAGGTTTGCACCAAGGTACTACAGTGAAAATTATATTACCTTTGATTGATATATCTTTATTATCCGCCTCAGAGAAAAAAGAAGATTTAGCAAATAATGAACGCACTTATACTAATGAAGCCAAAAGCAGGACTTATCCTACCTTGCAGCAAGAGCAACTTGCGGAAATTGACAATTCTCTACAAGTAAATATAAATCCAGAAAATCATATACCAGCAAGATAG
- a CDS encoding RibD family protein, giving the protein MVQHRPHTTVVLAMSADGKIADLVRSPARFGSGADKAHLEKQIAASDAVLFGAGTLRAYGTTLTVSHPILLQQRKTENKSLQPVHIVLSSSGNLNPDIKFFQQPVKRWLLTTTKGSNFWQGRSEFEQILVMETPTGNIDTRAVWQHLGSLEIKRLAVLGGGELVASLLESDLIDEFWLTICPLILGGTAAPTPVEGEGFLSNFAPKLQLLEVHTVEQEVFLHYRLQRSVGMDYAS; this is encoded by the coding sequence ATGGTGCAACATCGTCCTCATACCACAGTAGTTTTGGCCATGAGTGCAGATGGCAAGATAGCTGATTTAGTGCGATCGCCTGCTCGGTTTGGCTCAGGGGCTGATAAAGCGCACCTGGAAAAACAAATCGCTGCCTCTGATGCCGTTTTATTTGGTGCGGGTACTCTCCGTGCCTACGGTACAACACTTACCGTATCACATCCAATATTGCTGCAACAGAGAAAAACAGAAAATAAATCTCTCCAGCCGGTTCATATAGTGCTTTCGAGTTCTGGAAACCTGAATCCGGATATTAAATTCTTTCAACAACCTGTTAAACGCTGGTTGCTTACCACTACAAAAGGGTCTAATTTTTGGCAAGGACGTTCAGAATTTGAACAAATTTTGGTTATGGAAACACCAACAGGAAACATTGATACTCGTGCTGTTTGGCAACACTTAGGAAGTCTAGAGATAAAACGTCTAGCTGTGTTAGGTGGTGGTGAATTAGTTGCTTCTTTACTGGAATCAGATTTAATAGATGAATTCTGGCTTACTATTTGTCCTTTGATTTTGGGTGGTACTGCTGCACCCACACCAGTAGAGGGAGAAGGATTTTTATCGAATTTCGCGCCCAAGCTACAACTGCTAGAAGTTCACACAGTTGAACAGGAAGTATTTCTGCACTATCGGCTGCAACGATCTGTTGGTATGGATTACGCTAGTTGA
- a CDS encoding GNAT family N-acetyltransferase, protein MVKQLKPNYSVVWTHKLAEVPQTAWDALAMPLKTPFLEWDWLNNMETSHSATANAGWLPNHLTLWRDRTLIAAAPLYLKGHSQGEFVFDHQWADLASRIGVEYYPKMLGMSPFTPAEGYRFLIAAGEDEEEITAMMVHEIDAFCLKHGISGCHFLYVDPQWRPVLERHGFTSWLHHSYIWENTDFQTFDDYLGLFNANQRRNIKRERKTVEKAGLRLQPLTGEEIPKSLFPLMYDFYADTCDKFGWWGSKYLTKRFFESLYHNYRHRVVFFAAYHEEDQRQPLGMSFCLFKDDKLYGRYWGSFQEIDCLHFDACYYAPIEWAIAHGIQTFDPGAGGRHKKRRGFPAKPNHSLHRFYNNRLGQILRPYILEVNQMEEEEMNAINAELPFSKDNG, encoded by the coding sequence ATGGTAAAACAACTCAAACCTAACTATTCTGTCGTTTGGACTCATAAACTGGCCGAAGTTCCTCAAACAGCCTGGGATGCTTTGGCTATGCCGCTGAAAACCCCATTTCTAGAATGGGACTGGCTGAATAATATGGAAACTTCCCACAGTGCTACAGCAAATGCTGGTTGGTTGCCAAATCACTTGACGCTGTGGCGAGATAGAACATTAATTGCTGCTGCCCCACTTTATCTTAAAGGGCATAGTCAGGGCGAATTTGTCTTTGATCATCAGTGGGCAGATTTAGCTTCTCGGATTGGGGTAGAGTATTATCCAAAAATGTTGGGAATGTCGCCATTTACCCCGGCTGAAGGCTATCGGTTTTTAATTGCTGCTGGGGAAGATGAGGAAGAAATTACAGCGATGATGGTGCATGAGATTGATGCTTTTTGCCTCAAACATGGTATTTCTGGCTGTCATTTTCTCTATGTTGATCCCCAATGGCGACCTGTGTTGGAAAGACACGGTTTTACGAGTTGGTTACACCATAGCTATATTTGGGAAAATACTGATTTTCAAACTTTTGATGATTATTTGGGATTATTCAATGCTAATCAAAGACGGAATATTAAGCGGGAACGTAAGACTGTAGAAAAGGCTGGGTTACGACTGCAACCGCTGACTGGTGAGGAAATTCCTAAGTCGCTGTTTCCGTTGATGTATGACTTTTATGCTGATACTTGCGATAAGTTTGGGTGGTGGGGTAGTAAGTATCTAACAAAGAGATTTTTTGAAAGTTTATACCATAATTATCGTCATCGGGTGGTATTTTTTGCTGCTTATCATGAGGAAGATCAGCGTCAACCGCTGGGAATGTCGTTTTGTTTATTTAAGGATGACAAGCTATATGGACGCTATTGGGGTAGTTTTCAAGAAATAGACTGCTTACATTTTGATGCTTGCTATTATGCACCGATTGAATGGGCGATCGCTCACGGTATCCAAACTTTTGATCCCGGTGCGGGGGGAAGACACAAGAAACGGCGAGGTTTTCCCGCTAAACCTAATCACAGTCTACACCGATTTTACAATAATCGTTTAGGACAAATCTTGCGTCCTTATATCCTAGAGGTGAATCAAATGGAAGAGGAGGAAATGAACGCGATTAATGCAGAGTTACCTTTTAGTAAAGATAATGGGTAA
- a CDS encoding DUF4346 domain-containing protein, with the protein MDLIVDDLTTIDNKLSQRHIDLDPAGYFIIYLDLHERLIYAKHFTNVIDERGLAVDPETGKVIPARGKVERTQTTVFSGRTAKELCVKIFEETQPCPVSFLDHAAYLGREFVRAEVALVMEKEYVQD; encoded by the coding sequence ATGGATTTAATAGTTGATGATTTAACGACAATTGATAATAAACTTTCTCAGCGTCATATTGACCTTGATCCCGCTGGTTATTTCATTATTTACCTAGACCTGCATGAACGGTTAATTTATGCCAAGCATTTTACAAATGTGATTGATGAACGTGGTTTGGCTGTAGATCCCGAAACCGGTAAGGTGATTCCCGCACGGGGTAAGGTGGAAAGAACTCAGACAACGGTATTTAGCGGCCGAACAGCTAAAGAATTGTGTGTGAAGATTTTTGAAGAAACTCAACCTTGTCCTGTTAGTTTTTTAGATCATGCTGCTTATTTGGGGCGGGAATTTGTTCGGGCTGAAGTTGCTTTAGTTATGGAGAAGGAGTACGTGCAGGATTAG
- the psb32 gene encoding photosystem II repair protein Psb32, protein MKQLLKQLFSSHTYLTRLILPVLVMMMAISVFATPAFATGVYQIPNLTADTWVVDEGDVLSRFNESQISGAFKDLAKETGNEVRIVTIHRLDYGETPESFAKGLFAKWFPTPEAQANQTLLVIDTVTNGATIISGDQVKSLLTDEIANSVTEETLGAALRDSNKYNQGFLDVSDRLVAVISGKPDPGPPEEKQTIQVEGTFTKAEDTNKDNATAWVVGLLIAATVIPMATYYIYQINQPSNEA, encoded by the coding sequence ATGAAACAGCTACTCAAGCAATTATTTAGTAGTCACACATACCTAACCCGTCTTATTTTACCTGTATTGGTGATGATGATGGCTATTTCTGTCTTTGCCACACCAGCTTTCGCTACAGGTGTATATCAAATACCCAACCTGACAGCAGACACCTGGGTTGTAGATGAAGGTGATGTTCTTAGCCGTTTTAATGAAAGTCAAATTAGCGGTGCTTTCAAAGACTTGGCTAAGGAAACGGGCAACGAAGTCAGAATCGTAACTATTCACCGTCTTGACTATGGGGAAACACCGGAAAGTTTCGCCAAAGGACTATTTGCAAAATGGTTTCCCACACCAGAAGCCCAAGCTAATCAAACTCTTTTGGTTATTGATACTGTCACCAATGGCGCAACTATTATCAGCGGGGATCAAGTTAAATCTCTATTGACTGATGAAATAGCTAATAGTGTTACTGAAGAAACACTGGGTGCAGCATTACGCGATAGTAATAAATATAACCAAGGATTTTTGGACGTGAGCGATCGCCTAGTTGCTGTCATCTCCGGTAAACCCGATCCCGGTCCACCTGAAGAAAAACAAACCATACAGGTAGAAGGCACATTTACCAAAGCTGAAGACACCAACAAAGATAATGCTACCGCTTGGGTAGTCGGATTGTTAATTGCTGCCACTGTCATCCCCATGGCAACTTACTACATCTATCAAATCAATCAGCCTTCAAATGAGGCGTAG
- the surE gene encoding 5'/3'-nucleotidase SurE produces MTIILTNDDGIDAPGIQALVKAVNDKNVIIAAPQAHQSGCGHQVTTTQPLQLQRRSEFEYAISGTPADCVRIAITQICKDVKFVLSGINAGGNLGVDAYISGTVAAVREAAMHGIPGIAISHYRKGKLNYDWELAAKWTSEILADLLERPLETGSFWNVNLPHLLPEDANPEVVFCQPCTKPLPVNYRIEGDNFYYVGEYGKRDRTPGSDVDICFSGNIAITQLKV; encoded by the coding sequence ATGACAATAATCTTAACTAATGACGACGGTATCGACGCGCCAGGTATTCAAGCCTTAGTGAAAGCGGTAAACGACAAAAATGTGATTATCGCTGCACCACAAGCACATCAGTCTGGTTGTGGACATCAAGTTACGACCACTCAACCCCTTCAACTCCAACGTCGTTCTGAGTTTGAATATGCTATTTCTGGAACTCCTGCCGATTGTGTAAGAATTGCAATAACACAAATTTGCAAAGATGTCAAGTTTGTGCTTTCAGGTATTAATGCTGGTGGTAATTTGGGAGTGGATGCGTACATTTCCGGGACTGTTGCGGCTGTTAGAGAAGCTGCGATGCACGGCATTCCGGGAATTGCTATTTCTCACTATCGCAAAGGCAAGCTCAATTATGATTGGGAGTTAGCAGCTAAATGGACATCAGAAATATTAGCAGATTTACTGGAACGTCCTTTAGAAACTGGTAGCTTTTGGAATGTAAATTTACCCCATCTACTACCGGAAGATGCAAATCCTGAGGTTGTTTTTTGTCAACCTTGTACCAAACCTTTACCTGTGAATTATCGAATAGAAGGTGATAATTTTTATTATGTCGGTGAATATGGTAAACGCGATCGCACTCCCGGCAGTGATGTAGATATATGTTTTTCTGGCAATATTGCAATTACTCAGTTAAAGGTTTGA
- a CDS encoding HupE/UreJ family protein, with amino-acid sequence MFKIAFSTPADSGKSPISKQHRLMGAIAALVLISLLTSSGGSPIQHTISNCWEGFIWGIADPVIDLNRLAGIIAIGLLSARFIRGAWIGLSFVLAAFCGQVIHLCQLNFPGAEIAMPTASAAIAICTMVFGVILFLPTQIGWLACTILSVIAGLFHGYANSQAIMGAEMLTVAAYLIGVILTQTAIVLSAREIGTIIKNQASNQVLTKTIHWIGLTFCAIGIVFLANAVI; translated from the coding sequence ATGTTCAAAATTGCATTCTCAACACCTGCTGATTCCGGGAAATCCCCAATATCTAAACAGCATCGTCTTATGGGAGCGATCGCTGCTTTAGTCTTAATAAGTCTGCTGACTTCATCAGGTGGCTCCCCAATTCAGCATACCATTTCTAACTGTTGGGAAGGGTTTATTTGGGGCATTGCAGATCCAGTCATAGACTTAAATCGATTAGCTGGCATAATTGCCATCGGTTTACTCTCTGCCAGGTTTATACGTGGTGCTTGGATAGGTTTATCTTTTGTATTAGCTGCATTTTGTGGACAAGTAATTCATTTGTGTCAGCTAAATTTCCCTGGTGCAGAAATAGCGATGCCTACGGCGAGCGCAGCTATCGCCATCTGCACTATGGTATTTGGTGTAATTTTATTCCTACCTACGCAAATCGGCTGGTTAGCTTGCACCATACTAAGTGTCATAGCTGGCTTATTTCACGGTTATGCTAATAGTCAAGCAATTATGGGTGCAGAAATGCTCACCGTAGCTGCATATCTCATTGGTGTAATCTTGACTCAAACAGCAATTGTCTTGTCTGCTAGAGAAATCGGCACAATTATCAAAAATCAAGCAAGTAACCAGGTATTAACTAAAACAATTCATTGGATTGGGTTAACTTTTTGTGCAATTGGTATTGTATTTCTGGCTAATGCAGTAATCTAA
- a CDS encoding translation initiation factor, with product MSSSNPKSDKRFVYQEFGNGSSPALERAVERPTQELPPNQQNVRVQATRAGRKGKTVTVITGFQTKPETLATLLKQLKTQCGTGGTVKDNEIEIQGDHKQKILEILVKLGYKAKISGG from the coding sequence ATGTCATCTTCTAATCCCAAATCTGACAAACGCTTTGTTTACCAAGAATTTGGTAACGGTAGCTCACCTGCCTTAGAACGGGCTGTAGAACGTCCAACTCAAGAACTACCCCCAAATCAACAAAATGTGAGAGTACAAGCTACTCGCGCAGGAAGGAAGGGGAAAACCGTAACCGTAATAACTGGGTTTCAAACCAAACCAGAAACATTAGCTACTTTGTTGAAACAGTTAAAAACCCAATGTGGTACAGGGGGAACTGTGAAAGATAACGAAATTGAAATTCAAGGAGATCATAAACAGAAAATTTTAGAGATTTTGGTTAAATTGGGTTACAAAGCCAAAATCAGCGGTGGTTAA